Proteins encoded in a region of the Myxococcus virescens genome:
- a CDS encoding TetR/AcrR family transcriptional regulator, translated as MATKTRARPYHHGDLKHALLEASIELIREEGVDALTVAEVGRRVGVSSAAPYKHFADRLALLRALATEGNRRLNATLITATEGTTDPHEAFRRSGVAYVRWAAENPALYRIATDPAYIDYAGPHPDEEVPEPLKGSMDTFWPELSKLVRSGSALPTSHPLMEQLRGRALAQGLANMFVSGVFDSLGIATADAERLARAITGEDVPATTRKGKTSRTR; from the coding sequence ATGGCCACGAAGACGCGAGCACGCCCGTACCACCACGGGGACCTCAAGCACGCCCTGCTGGAAGCCAGCATCGAGCTCATCCGCGAGGAAGGCGTCGACGCGCTCACCGTCGCGGAGGTCGGACGCCGCGTGGGGGTGTCCTCCGCCGCGCCCTACAAGCACTTCGCGGACCGACTGGCCCTGCTGCGTGCGCTCGCGACGGAGGGGAACCGACGGCTCAATGCGACCCTCATCACCGCGACGGAAGGGACAACGGACCCGCACGAGGCCTTCCGGCGCTCAGGGGTCGCCTACGTCCGGTGGGCCGCGGAGAACCCGGCCCTGTACCGCATCGCGACCGACCCGGCGTACATCGACTACGCGGGCCCGCATCCGGACGAGGAAGTCCCCGAGCCGCTCAAGGGCTCGATGGACACGTTCTGGCCGGAGCTGTCGAAACTCGTCCGGTCCGGGAGCGCGCTCCCCACCTCACATCCATTGATGGAGCAACTACGAGGTCGCGCGCTCGCGCAGGGGTTGGCGAACATGTTCGTCAGCGGCGTGTTCGACTCGCTCGGAATCGCCACAGCCGACGCGGAGCGGCTTGCCCGCGCCATCACCGGTGAGGACGTCCCGGCCACGACACGCAAGGGCAAGACTTCGCGGACGCGTTGA
- a CDS encoding NAD-dependent epimerase/dehydratase family protein: MKTLVTGASGFLGRNLLETLGDDAVALVRSPLPGPVAQVSGTPLDPDAWLSQAQGVKVLIHSAGMVHHSRQHADEMVRFNIDSSLAMVRAAKALDARLVLVSTSGTVGCFSHPTIEADEHSLYAEALVGRWPYYLSKIHAEQQSRKLAKQLGVEMTVVRPPVLLGPGDTLGRSTTNVARVLNGRLPFIPTGGIAFTDVRDVAHALAVLAKKADWRDTYHLPGTALPLRTFFERVGEVAGIRVNRPGVPTLVVDGLAKLGSHVPLKKLPDPVVLEMSTCHWGFKTLWSHEELDYRPRSHRQTLSDTVAWLREAQARQTPLAG; the protein is encoded by the coding sequence GTGAAGACACTCGTGACGGGAGCCAGCGGGTTCCTCGGACGCAACCTGCTGGAGACGCTGGGCGACGACGCCGTGGCGCTGGTTCGCTCGCCGCTGCCGGGCCCGGTGGCCCAGGTGTCGGGCACGCCGCTCGACCCTGACGCGTGGCTGTCCCAGGCCCAGGGCGTGAAGGTGCTGATTCACTCCGCGGGAATGGTCCACCACAGCCGGCAGCACGCCGACGAGATGGTGCGCTTCAACATCGACAGCTCGCTGGCCATGGTGCGCGCCGCGAAGGCGCTCGACGCCCGGCTGGTGCTGGTATCGACGTCAGGCACGGTGGGCTGCTTCTCCCATCCGACCATCGAGGCGGACGAGCACTCCCTCTACGCCGAGGCGCTCGTGGGCCGGTGGCCCTACTACCTGTCGAAGATTCACGCCGAGCAACAGTCGCGGAAGCTGGCGAAGCAGCTCGGCGTGGAGATGACGGTGGTGCGGCCTCCGGTGCTCCTCGGCCCCGGGGACACCCTGGGCCGCTCGACGACCAACGTGGCCCGCGTGCTGAACGGGCGCCTCCCCTTCATCCCCACGGGCGGCATCGCCTTCACCGACGTGCGGGACGTGGCACATGCGCTCGCGGTGCTGGCGAAGAAGGCCGATTGGCGGGACACGTACCACCTGCCCGGCACCGCCCTGCCGCTGCGCACCTTCTTCGAGCGCGTGGGCGAGGTCGCCGGCATCCGGGTGAACCGTCCCGGCGTGCCGACGCTCGTCGTCGACGGGCTCGCGAAGCTCGGCTCCCACGTGCCGCTCAAGAAGCTGCCGGACCCCGTGGTGCTCGAGATGTCGACGTGCCACTGGGGGTTCAAGACGCTGTGGAGCCACGAGGAGCTCGACTACCGGCCGCGGAGCCACCGGCAGACACTCAGCGACACGGTGGCGTGGCTGCGCGAGGCGCAGGCGCGGCAGACGCCCCTGGCGGGCTGA
- a CDS encoding carotenoid oxygenase family protein, which yields MRSANSVSPLLRSLSRPHGFEPLRVEGRLPESLRGTLFRAGPGLFERFGTRIAHAFEADGAVTAVRFDGGGAQGASRIVESAGYRAEERAGRFLYTSSASWLDRMRSASKDMAKTTGNTSTFLWKDRLFALMENGLLQEMDPATLETLDATGLGVVTGAFSAHPHRVASLRTTFNFGVRYGRKMNIDLYALPDDGEPSKLGTVEAPWQSMVHDFMATERHLILFVGPVQLNLLRAMVGLGDVTQLFRWRPELGARLIVVPLDAIHSPRTFELAPFWLWHFSNAFEDADGPCVDFCRYPEFSLGEIGEMESTGPLPLLTRVKLDLKSGTARETKLFDVPCDFPQVHPRLHGARHGTVFAQTERNVMDRNILGVTRIDLDRGRSAEWELPAGHVPSEPVLVPREASQDATFVLDLVFDSTTDHSYVAVLDGEHLEDGPLATVHFDQAIPVTFHGSFAAM from the coding sequence ATGCGCAGCGCGAATTCCGTGAGTCCATTGTTGCGGTCCCTCTCCCGTCCCCATGGCTTCGAGCCGCTGCGGGTCGAAGGCCGGCTTCCCGAGTCCCTCCGGGGGACGTTGTTCCGCGCCGGACCGGGCCTCTTCGAGCGATTTGGCACGCGAATCGCGCATGCGTTCGAGGCGGATGGCGCCGTGACGGCGGTGCGCTTCGACGGCGGTGGTGCGCAGGGCGCGAGCCGCATCGTGGAGAGCGCCGGCTACCGTGCGGAGGAGCGCGCGGGGCGGTTTCTCTACACGTCATCCGCGTCGTGGCTCGATCGGATGCGGTCGGCGAGCAAGGACATGGCGAAGACCACGGGCAATACCTCGACCTTCCTGTGGAAGGACCGGCTCTTCGCGCTGATGGAGAACGGCCTGCTCCAGGAGATGGACCCCGCGACGTTGGAGACGCTCGACGCCACAGGATTGGGCGTGGTGACGGGGGCCTTCTCCGCACACCCTCATCGTGTCGCTTCGCTGCGGACGACGTTCAACTTCGGGGTCCGGTATGGCCGGAAGATGAACATCGACCTGTACGCGCTGCCGGACGACGGCGAGCCGTCGAAGCTCGGCACCGTGGAGGCGCCCTGGCAGAGCATGGTGCATGACTTCATGGCGACGGAGCGGCACCTCATCCTGTTCGTGGGGCCCGTGCAGTTGAATCTCCTGCGCGCCATGGTCGGCCTGGGAGATGTCACCCAGCTCTTTCGGTGGAGGCCTGAGCTGGGGGCGCGGCTCATCGTCGTCCCGCTCGATGCCATCCATTCACCCCGAACGTTCGAGCTCGCCCCCTTCTGGCTCTGGCATTTCTCGAACGCCTTCGAGGACGCGGACGGTCCATGTGTCGACTTCTGCCGCTACCCCGAGTTCTCGCTCGGGGAGATTGGAGAAATGGAATCGACCGGGCCCCTCCCGTTGCTGACGCGAGTGAAGCTCGACCTGAAGTCTGGCACGGCGCGTGAGACGAAGCTCTTCGACGTTCCCTGCGACTTTCCTCAGGTGCATCCGCGATTGCATGGCGCGCGGCACGGTACGGTGTTCGCGCAAACCGAGCGGAACGTCATGGACCGGAACATCCTGGGGGTGACGCGCATCGACCTCGACCGGGGCAGGAGCGCCGAGTGGGAACTCCCGGCCGGACATGTGCCGAGTGAGCCCGTGCTCGTGCCGCGCGAGGCGTCGCAGGACGCCACCTTCGTGCTCGACCTCGTGTTCGACTCGACGACCGACCACTCCTACGTCGCGGTGCTCGACGGCGAGCATCTCGAAGACGGTCCGCTGGCGACCGTTCACTTCGACCAGGCCATCCCCGTGACGTTTCACGGCAGTTTCGCCGCGATGTGA
- a CDS encoding gliding motility protein — protein sequence MKPTPGDIFVVHTPRLDAYTAVQVTALKVEGKDELACVLALDWVGPSLPDAAEVAAMAPAHFNFFFWKDHCVHVWASAEVPRGFTRVGHRPPLVVEDVNSYSGWPSGSALYSQRRWEAIPQAQRDAFKQMVAARDEQVLFTVGDMEVRRSMQRLDTARLAAASDLSVFEALPILTSVNADAPIPGLFDFIRRRPFVYESAVLKHGERRVDLRGAQLSRLTLDVTGVHELYLNDGLEDLSLVGQPDPALKIHGEADGRWLTLSLGAPDMPWSGLDTLDSLHLRAARDVDASRIVRRFPNLTELRIWGAPGYLRNTAELAKLPALAMLTLSDLFGMSPDEFPGPEQLPHLGMLWLTSIPADVAAQVKKAYKAAAREGLDLSVRQPRKADWLAENLDNPFRVWDGADNITPAQAKKAAALYRQARSAALKAVSEGDRSPAALVSALTPIVTAYTDGFNKLDARNTFIFTEEREQIYLALLGIFDAVDERLRSTEGTPAEPLNREALVSVMDSIRDF from the coding sequence ATGAAGCCCACGCCAGGAGACATCTTCGTCGTCCACACCCCTCGGCTTGATGCCTACACGGCGGTCCAGGTGACCGCCCTGAAGGTCGAGGGGAAGGACGAGCTGGCCTGTGTGCTGGCGTTGGATTGGGTAGGCCCCTCCCTGCCCGACGCCGCCGAAGTGGCGGCCATGGCTCCCGCCCACTTCAACTTCTTCTTCTGGAAGGACCACTGCGTCCACGTCTGGGCGTCCGCCGAGGTTCCTCGCGGCTTCACCCGGGTGGGCCACCGGCCGCCCCTCGTCGTCGAGGACGTCAACAGCTACAGCGGTTGGCCATCCGGCAGCGCCCTCTACAGTCAGCGCCGCTGGGAGGCCATCCCCCAGGCGCAGCGCGACGCCTTCAAGCAGATGGTCGCAGCACGCGACGAGCAGGTGCTGTTCACGGTCGGCGACATGGAGGTACGCCGCTCGATGCAGCGGCTGGATACGGCTCGCCTCGCCGCCGCGTCTGACCTGTCGGTGTTCGAGGCGCTGCCGATTCTGACGTCTGTCAATGCGGACGCCCCCATCCCTGGCCTGTTCGACTTCATCCGGCGACGCCCCTTTGTCTATGAATCAGCGGTGCTCAAGCATGGTGAGCGCCGGGTCGACCTGCGGGGCGCCCAACTGTCCCGGCTCACGCTCGACGTGACGGGCGTCCACGAGCTCTATCTGAACGACGGCCTGGAGGACCTGTCCCTGGTCGGCCAGCCCGACCCGGCGCTGAAGATTCACGGCGAGGCGGATGGGCGCTGGCTGACCTTGTCCCTGGGCGCTCCGGACATGCCCTGGTCCGGTCTGGACACACTGGACAGCCTTCATCTGAGGGCCGCGCGCGACGTGGATGCGTCGCGCATCGTGCGGCGCTTTCCAAACCTGACGGAGCTGCGCATCTGGGGAGCCCCGGGCTACCTGAGAAACACCGCGGAGCTGGCGAAGCTCCCGGCCCTGGCCATGCTGACATTGAGCGACCTGTTCGGGATGTCACCCGACGAGTTCCCCGGCCCGGAGCAGCTCCCCCACCTGGGAATGCTCTGGCTGACGAGCATTCCCGCGGACGTCGCCGCCCAGGTGAAGAAAGCCTACAAGGCCGCCGCGCGCGAGGGCCTGGACCTGTCGGTGCGACAGCCGCGCAAGGCCGACTGGCTGGCGGAGAACCTGGACAACCCCTTTCGCGTCTGGGACGGGGCCGACAACATCACCCCGGCCCAGGCGAAGAAGGCCGCGGCGCTGTACCGCCAGGCACGGTCGGCCGCGCTCAAGGCCGTCTCCGAAGGGGACCGCTCCCCCGCTGCCCTCGTGTCCGCGCTCACCCCCATCGTCACGGCATACACCGATGGCTTCAACAAGCTGGATGCCCGCAACACCTTCATCTTCACCGAGGAGCGTGAGCAGATTTATCTCGCGCTGTTGGGCATCTTCGACGCGGTGGATGAAAGGCTCCGGTCCACGGAAGGGACTCCCGCCGAGCCGCTCAATCGAGAGGCCCTGGTGTCGGTGATGGACTCGATTCGAGACTTCTAG